From a region of the Synechococcus sp. PCC 7502 genome:
- a CDS encoding PH domain-containing protein produces MSVYPSKVDGWLAAILIISPLLIMATGVFTLSVNKSAALLAIASGIFSALLTAVLVIPCRYTITDSELLIRSGILNYRLRLEDIKSVERSSNPLSAPALSLTRVKINLKQGGGRLISPLDRDRFIQEINSRIKNN; encoded by the coding sequence ATGAGTGTTTATCCTTCCAAAGTAGATGGGTGGTTAGCGGCGATTTTGATCATCAGCCCCTTACTAATTATGGCAACGGGTGTTTTTACGCTTTCTGTAAATAAGTCAGCAGCATTATTGGCGATCGCTTCGGGCATATTTAGTGCGCTCTTAACGGCTGTGCTGGTAATTCCCTGTAGATATACAATCACTGATTCCGAATTACTGATCAGGTCTGGCATCCTCAACTACAGGCTGCGATTAGAGGATATTAAAAGTGTGGAGCGATCGTCTAATCCCCTAAGTGCACCAGCTTTATCTTTAACCAGAGTCAAAATCAACTTAAAGCAAGGGGGGGGTCGCTTAATTTCGCCCCTAGATCGCGATCGGTTTATCCAAGAGATCAACTCTAGGATCAAGAATAACTAG
- a CDS encoding WD40 repeat domain-containing protein produces MPNDLRPYDAVLGGKTPPPIGGLVLGGIFGVKTRINSAIAPQRRTALIEALKYGEAGLDLLVKSLEDSSVVVRYGARILISQRSPAVIENQFEQWSQYQDFSYITSLEQPFNFHSRPVNAITIDGQFLISCHRDHSIRVWSLVLGKQIFTLTGHTDIVTSVVISRNRKLLISGSCDRTIKVWDLTKLRNPEVLTLKGHHGYVNSVALLPDQNTLVSGSQDTTIKFWDISKGKNLRTIKGHTNLVNAVVLSPDGQIMASCSWNTMIRVWNPHTGSQIWELIGHSAKVWSFAITPDNQILVSGSKDKTIKLWDLVTGREIATLEGHKGEVRALAISKDGQTLFSASFKEIKIWNLASRQLIRTLKGHLGLINAIALSEDGLTLISGGEDALINIWAVP; encoded by the coding sequence ATGCCCAATGACCTCAGACCCTACGATGCTGTACTTGGAGGCAAGACTCCTCCGCCCATCGGTGGATTGGTACTAGGTGGAATTTTCGGGGTTAAAACTCGGATTAATAGTGCGATCGCACCCCAGCGCCGAACAGCCCTAATTGAGGCATTAAAGTATGGTGAGGCAGGTTTAGACCTATTGGTTAAGAGCCTAGAAGATAGCTCCGTGGTGGTACGGTATGGGGCGAGGATTTTAATAAGTCAGCGATCGCCCGCAGTCATTGAAAATCAGTTTGAGCAATGGTCTCAGTACCAAGACTTTAGCTATATCACCAGTTTGGAACAGCCGTTTAATTTCCATAGCCGACCAGTTAATGCGATCACCATTGATGGACAATTTCTGATTAGTTGCCATAGGGATCATAGTATTCGGGTTTGGAGCCTAGTTTTAGGTAAGCAGATTTTTACTTTGACCGGACATACGGATATTGTCACTTCGGTCGTAATTAGTCGTAATCGGAAGCTTTTAATCAGTGGTAGCTGCGATCGCACAATCAAAGTCTGGGATTTAACTAAACTCAGAAATCCTGAGGTTTTAACCCTAAAGGGGCATCATGGCTATGTGAATTCCGTAGCTTTGCTTCCCGATCAAAATACCTTAGTTAGTGGCAGCCAAGATACTACGATTAAGTTTTGGGATATTTCTAAAGGCAAAAATCTCCGTACCATTAAAGGGCATACCAACCTAGTCAATGCTGTGGTTTTAAGTCCCGATGGGCAGATCATGGCAAGTTGTAGTTGGAACACAATGATTCGGGTCTGGAACCCGCATACAGGTAGCCAAATTTGGGAACTAATCGGACATTCCGCCAAAGTCTGGTCATTTGCCATTACTCCAGATAATCAAATTTTAGTGAGCGGCAGTAAGGATAAAACTATCAAGCTATGGGATTTAGTCACAGGCAGAGAAATTGCTACCCTAGAAGGACATAAGGGTGAAGTTAGAGCTTTAGCAATTAGTAAAGATGGGCAAACCCTATTTAGTGCCAGTTTTAAGGAAATCAAGATTTGGAATTTAGCAAGCCGTCAGTTAATTCGGACTTTAAAGGGACATTTGGGATTGATTAATGCGATCGCCTTAAGTGAGGATGGATTAACACTTATTAGTGGTGGGGAAGATGCTCTGATTAATATTTGGGCGGTTCCATAG
- a CDS encoding DUF177 domain-containing protein, giving the protein MEKIYIPQVAKAVDATEVISVNEFIKDLDTLTPVQGVVKVKHQGSFLEVKAEASAIMTLTCDRTLNQFNHRLAINTSELIWLEEPSSGNKYASEQEIELDDLVETLPPKGYFDVGVWLYEQLSLAIPFQKIAPDAPELSQILEQARAKDQIVDKRWLVLGKLQIDS; this is encoded by the coding sequence ATGGAAAAAATTTATATTCCCCAGGTGGCGAAAGCTGTAGATGCTACTGAAGTTATTTCAGTTAATGAGTTTATTAAGGATTTAGATACCCTTACTCCAGTCCAAGGCGTAGTTAAAGTCAAGCACCAAGGCTCATTCCTAGAGGTTAAAGCTGAGGCATCGGCAATTATGACTTTGACCTGCGATCGCACCTTGAATCAATTTAATCATCGACTTGCTATTAATACTTCTGAATTAATTTGGCTAGAGGAGCCTAGCAGTGGCAATAAATATGCCAGTGAACAGGAAATAGAGCTAGATGACTTAGTGGAAACCTTACCACCAAAGGGCTATTTTGATGTGGGAGTTTGGCTATATGAACAACTTTCCTTGGCGATTCCATTTCAGAAAATTGCTCCAGATGCCCCAGAATTAAGTCAGATTTTGGAACAGGCTCGTGCTAAAGATCAGATTGTGGATAAACGTTGGTTAGTCCTAGGTAAATTGCAAATTGACTCTTAA
- a CDS encoding R3H domain-containing nucleic acid-binding protein: protein MGLREQSELGKKWLIQLLEILGYVCDVDITDEVNDPRRGCTLVIDHKHLLPDQVQALIGIDAVSGIKTGVTLDAIQHLANTALNAHLTPDANGFFYVVELNGYRKERQAVLTKIAEEAIAYVTENQNDYPIKNLSAAERRQVHMFFEDYPHIETFSEGKEPHRYLVVRLKSAK from the coding sequence ATGGGGCTAAGAGAACAATCGGAGCTAGGTAAAAAGTGGTTAATACAGCTACTAGAAATATTAGGTTATGTCTGTGATGTTGATATAACCGATGAAGTTAATGATCCACGCCGTGGCTGCACCCTTGTGATTGATCATAAGCATCTTCTTCCCGATCAGGTTCAGGCTCTAATTGGTATAGATGCTGTGAGTGGGATAAAAACTGGCGTTACCTTAGATGCCATCCAACATTTAGCAAATACTGCTTTAAATGCTCATCTAACCCCAGATGCTAATGGCTTTTTTTATGTGGTTGAGTTAAATGGTTATCGCAAAGAACGTCAAGCGGTTTTAACCAAAATTGCCGAAGAGGCGATCGCCTACGTTACTGAAAATCAAAATGACTACCCCATCAAAAATCTTTCAGCAGCAGAACGGCGGCAGGTACATATGTTTTTTGAGGACTATCCGCATATTGAAACTTTTAGTGAAGGCAAGGAACCCCATCGGTATCTTGTCGTGCGCCTAAAGTCAGCCAAATAA
- the yidC gene encoding membrane protein insertase YidC — protein sequence MDFGIGFLSNNVMLPILDFFYGKFPSYGLAIVALTLVIRIALFPVNANQLRNMRNMKIANPIMQKRIKEVQERYKGDPAKQQQEMAKVNSENFKEFGNPLAGCLPALLQMPILFALFATLRGSPFSDINYAVNFQVSPTQVQSEAFTTPPQNIYFADRVHYPVQATVSTGTNLAVGSETKVLLQAVEASKVEDFTKVSTRFPDIDLAPKWQITKGEGVVEVLPDGTVKALKEGEATVQATIPGLAANKGFLFIKALGEVGVSNPDGSLKLDILAMILAFGISLYINQNISGSKPANPSENQQQDTMNKITPVIFSGMFLFFPLPAGVLLYMLVANVFQTAQAFIVSKEPLPENLQKLAEAGVGASPEAIAPSTSKAAKLPLKAESKKNEPKDEVSLPFEPGSPKKKKG from the coding sequence ATGGATTTTGGTATAGGTTTTCTCTCGAATAACGTCATGTTGCCGATCTTGGATTTCTTCTATGGCAAGTTTCCCAGCTATGGATTGGCGATCGTGGCACTTACTTTAGTAATTCGCATTGCTCTATTTCCAGTTAATGCTAATCAGCTTCGCAATATGCGAAATATGAAAATTGCTAACCCAATCATGCAAAAGCGGATCAAGGAAGTCCAAGAACGATACAAGGGCGATCCAGCTAAACAGCAACAGGAAATGGCTAAGGTAAATTCTGAAAACTTTAAAGAGTTTGGTAATCCTCTGGCTGGATGTTTGCCTGCTCTACTACAAATGCCTATTTTATTTGCCCTATTTGCCACTCTAAGGGGTTCACCCTTTTCAGATATCAACTACGCCGTTAATTTTCAAGTATCGCCCACACAGGTTCAGTCTGAGGCATTTACTACTCCTCCTCAAAACATTTATTTTGCTGATCGAGTCCACTATCCCGTTCAAGCAACCGTCAGTACTGGCACAAACTTGGCTGTAGGCAGCGAAACTAAAGTATTACTCCAAGCAGTAGAAGCAAGTAAGGTCGAAGATTTTACTAAAGTAAGCACTAGATTTCCAGATATTGATCTAGCTCCTAAATGGCAGATTACCAAAGGTGAAGGCGTAGTTGAGGTTTTACCCGATGGTACGGTTAAGGCATTAAAAGAAGGTGAAGCTACAGTTCAAGCAACCATTCCCGGTTTAGCTGCTAATAAAGGTTTTCTATTTATCAAGGCATTGGGTGAAGTTGGGGTATCTAATCCAGACGGTAGCTTAAAGTTAGATATTTTGGCAATGATCTTGGCGTTTGGCATTAGTCTTTACATTAACCAAAACATTTCTGGTAGTAAGCCTGCTAATCCCTCTGAGAATCAACAGCAGGATACGATGAATAAAATTACACCTGTGATTTTCTCGGGGATGTTTTTGTTCTTTCCTCTACCTGCAGGAGTACTGCTGTATATGCTTGTTGCCAATGTGTTCCAAACTGCCCAAGCTTTTATTGTTTCTAAGGAGCCGTTACCAGAAAATCTCCAAAAGTTGGCAGAAGCAGGGGTTGGTGCAAGTCCAGAGGCGATCGCTCCTAGTACCTCTAAGGCGGCTAAATTACCCTTAAAAGCCGAGTCTAAAAAAAATGAGCCTAAGGATGAAGTTTCTTTACCCTTTGAACCCGGTTCACCTAAAAAGAAAAAGGGCTAA
- a CDS encoding PH domain-containing protein, with amino-acid sequence MAIKEEIFYEGGPHIGDLLISILVGFFIITLPITIGAIVRALWLRYSITNRRITVTGGWLGRQRVDVVYAEIVKVVIVPRGIGSWGDMVLTLKDGSRLEMRAVPNFRKVYEFVESKLTLKAQTSSGALGAI; translated from the coding sequence ATGGCAATTAAAGAAGAAATATTTTACGAAGGTGGACCCCACATTGGGGACTTGCTGATCAGCATTTTAGTCGGATTTTTTATTATCACCCTACCAATTACGATTGGAGCGATCGTCAGAGCTTTGTGGTTGCGTTACAGTATCACTAATCGACGTATTACCGTCACTGGTGGTTGGCTAGGACGACAAAGGGTCGATGTGGTTTATGCTGAGATTGTCAAAGTGGTAATTGTGCCACGGGGCATTGGCAGTTGGGGAGATATGGTGTTAACTCTTAAGGACGGGTCTCGCCTAGAAATGAGGGCAGTGCCTAATTTTCGTAAAGTCTATGAATTTGTGGAGTCTAAATTAACTCTCAAAGCTCAAACTTCTAGCGGTGCTCTTGGTGCAATTTAG
- the rnpA gene encoding ribonuclease P protein component, whose translation MLPAPNRLRRREDFTTVYSKGDRHYGKYLRLRVYNTNNPEAETQIGIVVSKKFSKKAVIRNLIRRQIRAIFRAFLPQLRQGLQIVITVVTVSALPKYLELKEDLTNLLTKAQILQSNC comes from the coding sequence GTGTTGCCTGCTCCCAATCGCCTAAGACGGCGAGAAGACTTTACCACTGTCTATAGCAAAGGCGATCGCCATTATGGAAAATACTTAAGGCTTAGGGTTTACAACACCAATAATCCAGAGGCTGAGACTCAAATCGGCATCGTAGTTAGTAAAAAATTCAGTAAAAAAGCTGTAATCCGCAATCTCATCAGAAGACAAATTCGTGCAATTTTTCGTGCTTTTCTGCCACAATTAAGGCAAGGCTTACAAATTGTAATCACTGTTGTTACGGTTTCCGCCCTTCCCAAGTACTTAGAATTGAAAGAAGATTTAACAAACCTACTTACTAAAGCTCAGATTTTACAAAGTAATTGTTGA
- the rpmH gene encoding 50S ribosomal protein L34 codes for MTQRTLGGTARKKRRTSGFRARMKSHTGRAVIKARRSRGRLRLTTV; via the coding sequence ATGACACAACGTACTCTCGGCGGCACCGCCCGCAAAAAAAGACGTACTTCAGGCTTTCGTGCTCGGATGAAATCCCACACTGGTCGGGCTGTAATTAAAGCTCGTCGCAGTAGAGGTCGTCTCCGTCTAACTACCGTTTAG
- a CDS encoding efflux RND transporter permease subunit: MRNRFNISKYAIKYSWLTLIVWLIISIAGVFAFSSLKYALFPDVTFPVVVVNASARTTSQTDTEARITNALEQKLQGIEGVSSMRSSTYSDRSVISLGFDVGTNLEASTQKVEEIVKQVKLPDNATFQVIPINLNETAAVSYTFTYKASPSLDYAKLQDLTTLAKTRILPKLQALEGVLKVSLLGAPTPLPTQISPQAFGEFIKNTFTSTKIRINGKDALAMEIIKRSSANTLEVVDLAETAVEKLRSQFPDLEISLASTQAEYIKEATHATIDSLVLAVILSVVVIYPFLKDWKATVISALAIPMSLLGTFVVMAIMGFNLETITLLALALVIGIVVDDAIVDVENISRHLDQGESPFRAAITATREIGLTVTAATLTIAAVFLPVGLMQGTLGQFFKPFGITVSAAVLISLAVARTLSPLLAAYWLKGKPWEPQDHNHRDGMNAAYAKILIWSLNHRWLVVGLAILTFIIGLALLPYVPKAFIPKLDRGEFNITYTGSIPKVAAPPVELFRPSPNVNPASLLLAASPLVQSGDVAKQLEASILKSPEVETVFTTIGNGQGQPNRGNLYVKLRSDRTLTTSAMQDQLRATLPRIQDVTTSIEDIQFVDTGGEKPLQISLVGENLENLRRTAIAIKAKIQNQIGLEDIKITGDSEVDHLNGKRVTYITANLGKNIALGTATDQVVAIAKPLLPAGVIIDLGGDSGRLNAILNSFAGTLSLSVTCIAFVLLCLFRNLVDPLLVVFSLPLALVGAILSLLITNSGFGMIAVIGIILLIGIANKNAILIVDYINQSREQGLTLKAAILAACPVRLRPILMTTASTVLGMLPIALGIGAGSELRAPMAIAVIGGLITSTVLSLIFVPVVYSLLDVFRKKVEK; this comes from the coding sequence ATGCGTAACCGTTTCAATATTTCCAAGTATGCAATTAAGTATTCATGGCTAACTTTAATTGTGTGGTTAATTATTAGTATTGCTGGTGTTTTTGCCTTCTCTTCCCTGAAATATGCACTATTCCCCGATGTAACTTTTCCAGTAGTTGTGGTCAATGCTTCGGCTAGAACAACATCCCAAACTGATACTGAAGCTCGTATTACTAATGCCTTAGAGCAAAAATTACAGGGGATAGAAGGAGTAAGTTCAATGCGTTCTTCCACCTATAGCGATCGCTCAGTAATTAGCTTAGGCTTTGATGTCGGTACAAATTTAGAGGCTTCTACGCAAAAGGTAGAGGAGATTGTCAAACAGGTAAAGCTTCCAGATAATGCCACATTTCAAGTAATTCCTATAAATCTGAATGAAACGGCAGCAGTAAGCTATACCTTTACCTATAAAGCTTCTCCCAGTCTTGATTACGCTAAATTACAGGATTTAACCACACTGGCAAAGACCAGAATCTTACCCAAACTTCAGGCTCTTGAAGGAGTATTAAAAGTATCTCTCCTTGGTGCGCCCACCCCTCTACCCACCCAAATTAGTCCCCAAGCTTTTGGCGAGTTTATTAAAAATACGTTTACGAGTACCAAAATCAGAATTAATGGCAAAGATGCTTTGGCTATGGAGATCATTAAGCGTAGCAGTGCCAACACTTTGGAAGTAGTTGATTTAGCAGAAACCGCCGTTGAAAAATTGCGATCGCAGTTCCCAGATTTAGAAATTTCCCTTGCCTCTACCCAAGCTGAATACATTAAAGAAGCTACCCATGCCACCATTGATTCTTTGGTTTTGGCGGTGATTTTATCGGTAGTTGTGATCTATCCTTTCTTAAAGGACTGGAAAGCTACGGTAATTTCGGCGTTGGCAATTCCCATGTCTTTGCTTGGCACCTTTGTGGTCATGGCTATTATGGGCTTTAATCTGGAGACTATTACTTTACTGGCATTGGCTTTGGTAATTGGGATTGTAGTTGATGATGCGATCGTCGATGTGGAAAATATTAGTCGCCACTTAGATCAAGGGGAATCTCCTTTTAGAGCCGCTATTACCGCCACTAGAGAAATTGGTTTAACCGTAACCGCAGCGACTTTGACCATTGCCGCCGTGTTTCTGCCCGTAGGTTTAATGCAGGGTACCTTGGGACAGTTTTTTAAGCCCTTTGGTATTACCGTATCCGCAGCAGTTTTAATTTCCTTAGCAGTTGCCCGCACTCTTTCCCCTTTATTAGCAGCCTATTGGCTTAAGGGCAAACCTTGGGAACCACAGGATCATAATCACCGTGATGGCATGAATGCAGCCTATGCCAAAATTTTAATTTGGTCACTGAATCATCGTTGGCTTGTGGTTGGGTTGGCGATTTTAACATTCATTATCGGTTTAGCCTTACTGCCCTATGTGCCGAAAGCCTTTATTCCCAAACTAGATCGGGGTGAATTTAATATTACCTATACTGGCTCTATTCCCAAGGTTGCAGCCCCGCCCGTGGAATTATTTCGCCCTAGCCCCAATGTGAATCCTGCTAGTTTACTTTTAGCTGCTAGTCCTTTAGTTCAATCAGGTGATGTTGCTAAACAATTAGAGGCATCTATCCTAAAGTCTCCTGAAGTTGAAACCGTATTTACCACCATTGGTAACGGACAAGGACAACCAAACAGGGGAAATTTATATGTGAAATTAAGAAGCGATCGCACTCTGACAACCTCGGCAATGCAGGATCAATTGCGGGCAACTTTGCCAAGAATTCAAGATGTAACTACCAGTATTGAGGATATTCAGTTTGTGGATACAGGTGGAGAAAAACCTTTGCAAATTTCCTTGGTGGGAGAAAACTTAGAGAATTTACGCCGAACTGCGATCGCCATCAAAGCTAAAATCCAAAATCAAATAGGGCTGGAGGATATTAAAATCACTGGTGATAGTGAAGTTGATCATCTTAACGGTAAACGAGTTACTTACATTACCGCTAATCTAGGTAAAAATATTGCCCTTGGCACCGCAACCGATCAGGTCGTAGCGATCGCTAAACCACTTTTACCAGCAGGAGTAATCATCGATCTAGGTGGAGATTCAGGGCGATTAAATGCTATCCTCAACAGCTTTGCAGGTACTTTAAGCTTATCTGTAACCTGTATTGCTTTTGTTTTACTTTGCCTATTTAGAAATTTAGTTGATCCTCTATTGGTAGTTTTTTCTTTACCTTTAGCATTGGTGGGGGCAATTCTATCTTTGCTGATCACAAATAGTGGTTTTGGTATGATTGCAGTGATTGGCATTATTCTGTTAATTGGAATTGCTAATAAAAATGCGATTTTAATCGTAGATTACATTAATCAAAGTCGAGAGCAGGGATTAACCCTAAAGGCAGCGATCCTTGCCGCTTGTCCAGTCCGATTACGTCCAATATTAATGACCACTGCTTCAACGGTTTTGGGAATGTTACCCATTGCCCTAGGAATTGGTGCGGGTTCAGAATTACGGGCTCCCATGGCGATCGCTGTGATTGGTGGATTAATTACTTCTACTGTTCTTAGCCTAATTTTTGTACCTGTGGTTTATAGTCTGTTGGATGTATTTAGAAAAAAAGTGGAAAAATAA
- the patD gene encoding heterocyst frequency control protein PatD: MTSPSLKTQAEIQTLRQQVETMQVLLKQMRGVTDDLISGQDQVKNELKNLERSHEATQQLFQTQLLDQILPEQDELVPHYVEINKQLRLVGADINLLKTTRQPETLNQRIDKAGDRLTLLLTYCDALLAS; encoded by the coding sequence ATGACAAGTCCTTCTCTTAAAACTCAAGCTGAAATTCAAACTCTACGGCAACAAGTCGAAACTATGCAAGTGTTACTAAAGCAAATGCGAGGCGTAACTGATGACTTAATTTCTGGGCAAGATCAAGTTAAAAATGAGCTTAAAAATTTAGAGCGATCGCATGAAGCTACCCAACAACTATTTCAAACCCAATTACTTGATCAAATTCTGCCAGAGCAAGACGAACTTGTGCCGCACTATGTGGAAATAAATAAGCAGTTACGGTTAGTTGGTGCTGATATTAATCTTTTGAAAACTACCCGTCAACCTGAAACCCTAAACCAGCGTATTGATAAAGCTGGTGATCGCCTAACTCTACTTTTAACCTACTGTGATGCTTTGTTAGCTTCTTAA
- a CDS encoding AbrB/MazE/SpoVT family DNA-binding domain-containing protein codes for MYKTNLRKVGGSIMLAVPPSLLDMLQLQAGSTVGITVDDGKVIVTPQLKPAYSLDELLEQCDPNAPITNEDQEWFDLRPIGLEL; via the coding sequence ATGTACAAAACAAATTTACGCAAAGTAGGTGGATCAATTATGTTAGCGGTGCCGCCATCACTGCTTGATATGTTGCAGCTTCAGGCTGGATCAACTGTGGGAATTACCGTTGATGATGGGAAAGTTATTGTGACCCCACAACTAAAACCTGCTTATTCCCTAGATGAATTGTTAGAACAATGTGACCCAAATGCTCCGATTACAAATGAAGATCAAGAGTGGTTTGATTTGAGACCCATAGGGCTTGAACTATGA
- a CDS encoding type II toxin-antitoxin system PemK/MazF family toxin: protein MKRGDIYLVSLDPSAGHEQQGTRPVLIVSPDKFNAVTKVPIVVPITSGGNFARSAGFAVPLAGIDIRTKGVVRCDQPRSLDLGARSARKLESVPEVIIEEVLAKICTLFNN, encoded by the coding sequence ATGAAGAGAGGTGATATTTATCTGGTTTCGCTTGATCCCTCAGCAGGACATGAGCAACAGGGAACTAGACCAGTTCTTATAGTTTCACCCGATAAATTTAACGCTGTAACCAAAGTGCCGATTGTGGTGCCAATTACCTCAGGTGGAAATTTTGCCCGTTCCGCAGGTTTTGCAGTTCCCTTGGCAGGGATAGACATTCGTACTAAAGGTGTTGTGAGGTGTGATCAGCCTAGGTCGCTAGATTTAGGAGCTAGATCAGCTCGGAAACTAGAAAGTGTTCCCGAAGTTATCATAGAAGAGGTTTTAGCTAAAATTTGCACTTTGTTTAATAACTAA
- the hisF gene encoding imidazole glycerol phosphate synthase subunit HisF has translation MLAKRIIPCLDVKSGRVVKGINFIDLKDAGDPVELAEVYNQAGADELVFLDITATHEDRSIILDVVYRTAEQVFIPLTVGGGIKDVESIRELLRAGADKISINSSAVKDPSLINRASDRFGNQCIVVAIDARRRTDPLNIGWDVYVRGGRENTGLDVLAWVQEVVKRGAGEILLTSMDADGTKAGYDLELTHQVADLVEVPIIASGGAGNCEHIYDAVSKGKAEAALLASLLHYGELSIAEIKDYLSDRQIKIRK, from the coding sequence ATGTTAGCAAAACGCATTATTCCTTGTTTAGATGTGAAATCAGGGCGAGTGGTCAAAGGCATAAACTTTATTGATCTTAAAGATGCAGGCGATCCCGTAGAGTTAGCAGAGGTTTATAATCAAGCTGGGGCAGATGAGTTAGTTTTTTTGGACATAACTGCCACCCACGAAGACCGCAGTATTATTTTAGACGTAGTTTATCGTACCGCAGAACAAGTATTCATTCCACTGACTGTGGGTGGAGGTATTAAAGATGTGGAGTCAATTCGAGAGCTATTAAGGGCGGGAGCAGACAAAATTAGTATTAACTCCTCGGCGGTAAAAGACCCTAGTTTAATTAATCGAGCTAGCGATCGCTTTGGTAATCAGTGTATTGTGGTGGCGATCGATGCCCGCAGACGAACAGACCCTTTAAATATAGGCTGGGATGTCTATGTGCGAGGGGGCAGGGAAAATACAGGATTGGATGTTTTAGCTTGGGTGCAGGAAGTAGTGAAACGTGGCGCAGGGGAAATTTTGTTAACAAGTATGGATGCCGATGGTACCAAGGCTGGCTATGATTTGGAGCTAACTCACCAAGTTGCCGATCTAGTTGAAGTGCCTATTATTGCCTCGGGTGGTGCAGGAAATTGTGAACATATCTATGATGCCGTGAGTAAGGGTAAGGCTGAGGCGGCTCTATTGGCTTCACTTCTGCACTATGGGGAATTATCGATCGCCGAAATTAAAGATTACTTGAGCGATCGGCAGATCAAAATTAGGAAGTAA
- a CDS encoding Uma2 family endonuclease, whose protein sequence is MAEKLEMAIAEKRMTFHGLSWQAYKQIANALSASSHARLAYDNGTLEILMPLELHEFSRMMFEFFIRILVTELGLKVKTMGSTTLDREDLLRAVEPDNAYYFQNQPLVSGRNVSISQDPPPDLVIEIDITHTNIQKLSLYAALGVPEFWRYNGEILRIYQLDRLQQEYIEVETSPTFPQVPKTRLYQFLAEARQDEINAEVNLRKWIRAMITN, encoded by the coding sequence ATGGCAGAGAAATTAGAAATGGCGATCGCTGAAAAGAGAATGACCTTTCACGGTCTAAGCTGGCAAGCCTATAAACAAATTGCTAATGCCCTCAGTGCCAGCAGCCACGCTAGATTGGCTTACGACAATGGGACTTTAGAGATTCTTATGCCTTTAGAACTGCACGAATTTTCACGGATGATGTTTGAGTTTTTTATCCGAATTTTGGTCACAGAATTAGGACTAAAGGTTAAAACTATGGGTTCAACTACCCTAGACCGAGAAGACTTACTCAGAGCTGTAGAACCTGATAATGCTTACTATTTCCAGAATCAACCCCTTGTCTCTGGACGCAATGTAAGTATTAGCCAAGACCCACCACCCGATCTAGTAATCGAGATCGATATTACCCATACAAATATTCAGAAATTATCTTTGTATGCGGCTTTAGGTGTGCCAGAGTTTTGGCGATACAACGGTGAAATATTAAGAATTTATCAACTTGATCGACTACAGCAAGAATACATAGAAGTAGAAACCAGCCCCACATTTCCCCAAGTTCCAAAGACAAGACTGTATCAGTTTTTGGCAGAAGCAAGACAGGATGAAATCAATGCTGAAGTTAATCTCAGAAAATGGATTAGGGCAATGATTACTAACTAG